The following coding sequences are from one Fibrobacterota bacterium window:
- a CDS encoding FKBP-type peptidyl-prolyl cis-trans isomerase, which translates to MKVHYAGRLTDGTEFDSSYERGEPIEFQFARAW; encoded by the coding sequence GTGAAAGTCCATTACGCGGGCCGCCTCACCGACGGCACCGAGTTCGACAGCAGCTACGAGCGCGGGGAACCGATCGAATTCCAATTTGCACGGGCATGGTGA
- a CDS encoding peptidylprolyl isomerase, whose amino-acid sequence MPPRGLPFLQLREIPHHPGQGKRILPPSRRDHQNGRHESPPTESSPHPLPLFRPAEVANFTAHTSRIRHRNPGHAKEHPLAIGKSRIPLAALPLVFAVCVPGLSTGAGSAGTPSSEAAPASDTAHTAAVAKAAPESKGPLAPGLYAAIFTAKGKITTQLEPEKAPLTVINFVALAEGAKSTNKPAGTRFYDGLTFHRVVPNFMIQGGDPDGNGSGGPGYQFADEFDPSLRFDRPGILAMANAGPGTNGSQFFITHVPTPHLNDHHTIFGHVVEGQDVVNAVVVGTVIDSIRIIREGAKAKKFKADEAAFQALEKKTAALNEAKKKKAVAGDEALRKKAIKTPSGLMYVVTRPGAGPKPAPGAKVKVHYAGRLTDGTEFDNSYTRGQPIEIQIGSGMVIPGWDEGIMMMQKGEKRTLFIPGELGYGPQGYPPRIPPNATLVFDVELVDFQ is encoded by the coding sequence ATGCCCCCCCGTGGCCTGCCCTTCTTGCAACTCCGCGAAATCCCGCACCACCCCGGTCAGGGTAAGCGCATCCTGCCCCCAAGCCGCCGCGACCATCAGAACGGCCGTCATGAAAGCCCGCCCACCGAATCCAGTCCTCATCCTCTTCCCCTATTCCGTCCGGCCGAAGTTGCTAATTTCACCGCTCATACGTCCCGGATCCGCCATCGGAATCCGGGCCATGCAAAGGAGCATCCCTTGGCCATTGGCAAATCCAGAATCCCCTTGGCGGCGTTACCGCTCGTCTTCGCAGTTTGCGTTCCGGGCCTATCAACTGGCGCAGGTTCCGCGGGAACCCCCTCGTCCGAAGCCGCGCCCGCCAGCGACACGGCCCATACCGCGGCCGTAGCCAAGGCCGCCCCCGAATCGAAGGGTCCCTTGGCTCCCGGCCTCTATGCCGCGATTTTCACGGCGAAGGGAAAAATAACTACACAGTTGGAGCCGGAGAAAGCCCCTCTGACGGTAATCAACTTCGTCGCCCTCGCCGAAGGCGCCAAGTCGACCAATAAACCCGCGGGAACGCGTTTTTACGATGGATTGACCTTCCATCGGGTCGTCCCTAATTTCATGATTCAAGGCGGCGACCCCGATGGGAACGGCTCCGGCGGGCCCGGGTACCAGTTCGCCGACGAGTTCGACCCCTCCTTGAGGTTCGATCGCCCGGGCATCCTGGCCATGGCCAACGCGGGTCCCGGCACCAACGGCAGCCAATTCTTCATCACCCACGTGCCCACCCCCCACCTCAACGATCACCACACCATTTTCGGCCACGTGGTGGAAGGCCAGGACGTGGTGAACGCGGTGGTGGTCGGCACCGTCATCGATAGCATCCGCATCATTCGCGAAGGCGCGAAGGCGAAGAAGTTCAAGGCCGATGAAGCGGCCTTCCAGGCGCTGGAGAAAAAGACGGCCGCCCTGAACGAGGCCAAGAAGAAGAAGGCCGTGGCGGGAGACGAGGCCTTGCGGAAGAAGGCAATCAAAACCCCTTCGGGCCTCATGTACGTCGTGACCCGCCCCGGGGCCGGTCCCAAGCCCGCTCCGGGCGCCAAGGTAAAGGTCCACTATGCCGGCCGCCTCACCGATGGTACCGAGTTCGACAACAGCTACACGCGCGGGCAACCCATCGAAATCCAAATCGGCTCGGGCATGGTCATTCCCGGCTGGGACGAAGGCATCATGATGATGCAGAAGGGCGAGAAGCGGACCCTGTTCATCCCGGGCGAACTCGGCTACGGCCCCCAAGGCTATCCGCCCCGGATTCCCCCGAACGCAACCCTCGTGTTCGACGTGGAGTTGGTCGACTTCCAATAA
- a CDS encoding Crp/Fnr family transcriptional regulator: MAIRPDTRFVDLLRDKVGLSEGEIDAFLGYWQSRCVRKKDHFLQAGEICRAKAYVNKGCFRRYVINDQGKESIVNFATEDWWVGDLESFLFQKPTIYYVQALEDSELLTLPLEEFARVKEAFPKYGQFHDEKIQRNHFATLKRMSISKTGSPEDRYLLLFKEQPGLFQRIPLHYIASYLGIEPESLSRIRRRLAGNPEKS; the protein is encoded by the coding sequence ATGGCAATCCGGCCCGATACGCGCTTCGTGGATCTCTTGCGCGATAAGGTAGGCTTAAGCGAAGGGGAGATCGATGCTTTCCTGGGGTACTGGCAAAGCCGGTGCGTCCGGAAAAAGGATCATTTCCTCCAGGCCGGGGAAATCTGCCGCGCGAAGGCCTATGTCAACAAGGGATGTTTTCGCAGGTACGTCATCAATGACCAAGGCAAGGAAAGCATCGTCAACTTCGCCACGGAAGACTGGTGGGTAGGCGATTTGGAAAGTTTCCTTTTCCAGAAGCCGACCATCTACTATGTCCAGGCCCTGGAAGACTCGGAGTTGCTGACCCTGCCGTTGGAAGAGTTCGCGCGCGTTAAGGAGGCTTTCCCCAAGTACGGGCAATTCCATGATGAAAAAATCCAGCGTAACCATTTCGCGACGCTGAAACGGATGTCCATCTCCAAAACCGGATCGCCCGAGGACAGGTATCTCTTGTTGTTCAAAGAGCAGCCCGGCCTGTTCCAACGCATCCCGTTGCATTATATCGCATCCTATCTCGGCATCGAACCGGAGTCCCTCAGCCGCATCCGGAGGCGCCTGGCGGGAAACCCCGAAAAATCTTAA
- a CDS encoding methyltransferase gives METLTQSAPAQAPAHHPNPEHILKIGMGFWASKTVLTAVNLKLFTLLARKPLTGEAIRQTLGLHPRAYLDFLDALVALGFLKREGIGAEGVYANAPDSDFFLDKNKPAYLGGVLEMSNNRLYRFWGDLETGLKTGLPQNEVKDPSVSGNIFDAVYANPEALQEFLQAMSGIQMGAFMALAGKFDFSGYATFCDVGGANGSLSIAVAMNNPSLHCTSFDLPAVEPIAQAHIAKRNLSSRVKTAAGDFFKQALPKSDVIAMGNILHDWGDQEKLTLMRKAYEALPKGGAFICVENIIDNDRSVNAFGLLMSLNMLIETKAGADFTFNDFDRLAHQAGFSRTEWMPLAGPTSAAIAFR, from the coding sequence ATGGAAACCTTGACCCAATCCGCCCCGGCCCAAGCCCCCGCCCATCACCCCAATCCCGAGCACATCCTGAAAATCGGCATGGGGTTCTGGGCATCCAAGACCGTGCTTACCGCCGTAAACCTGAAATTGTTCACCTTGCTCGCGCGCAAACCCCTGACGGGGGAGGCGATCCGCCAAACCCTGGGGCTGCACCCCCGGGCTTACCTGGATTTCCTGGACGCGCTGGTCGCCTTGGGTTTCCTGAAGCGGGAGGGGATCGGCGCGGAAGGCGTCTACGCCAACGCACCGGATTCCGATTTCTTCCTGGACAAGAACAAGCCCGCCTACCTGGGCGGAGTCCTGGAGATGTCCAACAACCGGCTGTACCGGTTTTGGGGCGACTTGGAAACGGGTCTCAAGACGGGCTTGCCTCAGAATGAAGTGAAGGATCCCTCCGTAAGCGGGAACATATTCGATGCGGTATACGCCAATCCGGAAGCCTTGCAGGAGTTCCTGCAGGCCATGTCCGGAATCCAGATGGGCGCCTTCATGGCCCTGGCCGGCAAATTCGATTTTTCCGGTTACGCCACTTTTTGCGATGTGGGCGGCGCCAACGGCTCGCTTTCCATCGCCGTCGCGATGAACAATCCTTCCCTGCATTGCACCAGTTTCGATTTGCCCGCCGTGGAACCCATCGCGCAGGCCCATATCGCCAAGCGCAACCTGTCCTCCCGGGTGAAGACCGCCGCCGGGGATTTCTTCAAGCAAGCGCTTCCCAAGAGCGATGTGATCGCCATGGGCAACATCCTCCACGACTGGGGCGACCAGGAAAAGCTGACGCTGATGCGGAAGGCGTATGAAGCCCTGCCCAAGGGCGGCGCCTTCATCTGCGTCGAGAACATCATCGACAACGACCGCAGCGTGAACGCCTTCGGTTTGCTGATGTCCCTCAACATGCTGATCGAGACCAAGGCCGGAGCGGATTTCACCTTCAACGATTTCGACCGCCTGGCGCATCAAGCGGGGTTCTCCCGTACGGAGTGGATGCCTTTGGCCGGGCCTACCAGCGCGGCCATCGCCTTCCGCTGA